The following proteins come from a genomic window of Actinomarinicola tropica:
- a CDS encoding alcohol dehydrogenase catalytic domain-containing protein, producing the protein MHAATIVDGRIEWQERPDPVPGTGEVLVAVRAAGLNAADLLQRAGRYPAPPGSPADVPGLEVAGEVVALGPGAVRFEEGDRVMAVVGGGAQAERLVVHERHLVPIPDGVEWAVAGGFPEAFTTAHDALFTQAGLAMGERVCVHGAAGGVGTAGVQLAVAAGAEVVATVRDASRRDAVATLGATVVDPEGFGDHGPFDLVLELIGGDNLGADLAALAPGGRITVIGVGAGAKVEVNLLALMAARGRIHGSTLRARSLEDKAAAARAVERHVIPLLGSGRITVPIDATFPLHEVEAAYEHFAAGGKFGKVVLLSDA; encoded by the coding sequence ATGCACGCAGCGACGATCGTGGACGGACGCATCGAGTGGCAGGAGCGACCCGATCCGGTCCCCGGCACGGGCGAGGTCCTGGTGGCGGTCCGCGCTGCCGGGCTGAACGCCGCCGACCTCCTCCAGCGCGCCGGTCGCTACCCCGCCCCGCCGGGATCCCCAGCCGACGTCCCCGGCCTCGAGGTCGCCGGCGAGGTCGTCGCCCTCGGGCCCGGCGCCGTCCGGTTCGAGGAGGGCGACCGCGTGATGGCGGTCGTCGGCGGCGGCGCCCAGGCCGAGCGCCTCGTCGTCCACGAGCGCCACCTCGTCCCGATCCCCGACGGGGTCGAGTGGGCGGTGGCCGGCGGGTTCCCGGAGGCGTTCACCACCGCGCACGACGCCCTCTTCACCCAGGCCGGCCTGGCGATGGGCGAGCGGGTGTGCGTCCACGGGGCGGCCGGCGGCGTCGGCACCGCGGGGGTGCAGCTGGCGGTCGCGGCCGGCGCCGAGGTCGTCGCCACGGTGCGCGACGCCTCTCGGCGCGACGCCGTCGCCACGCTCGGGGCCACGGTCGTCGACCCGGAGGGCTTCGGCGACCACGGCCCCTTCGACCTGGTGCTGGAGCTGATCGGCGGCGACAACCTCGGCGCCGACCTGGCGGCGCTCGCACCCGGCGGGCGCATCACGGTCATCGGCGTCGGCGCCGGCGCCAAGGTCGAGGTCAACCTGCTCGCGCTCATGGCGGCGCGCGGCCGCATCCACGGCTCGACGCTGCGGGCCCGGTCGCTCGAGGACAAGGCGGCCGCGGCCCGAGCCGTCGAGCGGCACGTGATCCCCCTGCTGGGGTCGGGTCGGATCACGGTGCCGATCGACGCCACCTTCCCCCTCCACGAGGTCGAGGCCGCCTACGAGCACTTCGCGGCGGGCGGCAAGTTCGGGAAGGTGGTCCTGCTCAGCGACGCCTGA
- a CDS encoding DUF7064 domain-containing protein, giving the protein MARYRLEPQDEHMHPLEEATNFNESMYFNVYDPTERIGGFFRLGNRANEGYAEMTTCLYLPDGRAAFMFARPPIADNDAFDAGGMRFDVVTPFEELRVAYDGKVVLLDDPLAMADPKQAFTENPWVDCHVELTYRGVSPMFGGEPVNDDGTPIEETGEGFARGHYEQHVAGSGVIRVGDDEWPVDGFGLRDHSWGPRFWQSPWWYRWLTANFGDDLGFMVSIVASRDGSARIGGMLLRDGRYEPIVDATIDTDWTDEGDYHERIRAVARTASGEELEIGGAVLNLVPLRNRRTTPDGDQLMTRISEGMTEWTLDGRTGYGLSEYLDQIIDGRPVGLTG; this is encoded by the coding sequence ATGGCCAGGTACCGGCTCGAACCGCAGGACGAGCACATGCACCCGTTGGAGGAGGCCACCAACTTCAACGAGTCGATGTACTTCAACGTGTACGACCCGACCGAGCGCATCGGTGGCTTCTTCCGCCTCGGCAACCGCGCCAACGAGGGCTACGCCGAGATGACGACGTGCCTGTACCTGCCCGACGGGAGGGCGGCCTTCATGTTCGCCCGACCGCCGATCGCCGACAACGACGCCTTCGATGCCGGGGGCATGCGCTTCGACGTGGTCACGCCCTTCGAGGAGCTGAGGGTCGCCTACGACGGCAAGGTCGTGCTGCTCGACGATCCGCTGGCGATGGCCGACCCGAAGCAGGCGTTCACCGAGAACCCGTGGGTCGACTGCCACGTCGAGCTCACCTACCGGGGGGTGTCCCCGATGTTCGGCGGCGAGCCTGTCAACGACGACGGCACCCCCATCGAGGAGACGGGTGAGGGCTTCGCCCGCGGGCACTACGAGCAGCACGTCGCGGGCAGCGGTGTCATCCGCGTCGGCGACGACGAGTGGCCGGTCGACGGCTTCGGCCTGCGCGACCACTCGTGGGGCCCGCGCTTCTGGCAGAGCCCGTGGTGGTACCGCTGGCTCACCGCCAACTTCGGCGACGACCTCGGCTTCATGGTCTCGATCGTCGCCTCGCGCGACGGCTCGGCCCGCATCGGCGGGATGCTGCTGCGTGACGGGCGGTACGAGCCGATCGTCGACGCCACCATCGACACCGACTGGACCGACGAGGGCGACTACCACGAGCGCATCCGCGCCGTCGCCCGCACGGCGTCGGGGGAGGAGCTCGAGATCGGCGGCGCGGTGCTCAACCTCGTGCCCCTCCGCAACCGGCGCACCACGCCCGACGGCGACCAGCTGATGACCCGCATCTCCGAGGGGATGACCGAGTGGACCCTCGACGGGCGCACCGGGTACGGGCTGTCGGAGTACCTGGACCAGATCATCGACGGGCGCCCGGTGGGCCTCACCGGGTGA
- a CDS encoding phosphotransferase family protein translates to MSERLDPDALAAAAERHLGAGTSVEGLRRLSGGASRELWSFRATSPDGSAHDLVLRRDPPGSTTPVDESRLLAAAAAAGVPVPAVRFVLDPDDHLGRGFVMDAVEGEALGRRIVRDDAYAGARQVLPAQCGEALARVHSIGLADSGLAARVGDDHPALRQLDDLHRVVDDLGAVRPVLEVAFRWLRTDPPPCDRQVVVHGDFRVGNLIVGPEGLRAVLDWELAHVGDPAEDVGWMCVRSWRFGGAGRAGGVGGLDDLLAGYRAAGGQIDVDAVHYWEVFGNLRWAVICLMQVGVHLSGVRRSVEQAAIGRRVAEVEHDLMELLA, encoded by the coding sequence GTGAGCGAGCGGCTCGACCCCGACGCCCTGGCGGCAGCCGCCGAACGCCACCTCGGCGCCGGCACGAGCGTCGAGGGCCTACGGCGGCTCTCGGGAGGGGCGTCGCGGGAGCTGTGGTCGTTCCGCGCCACCTCCCCCGACGGATCGGCCCACGACCTGGTCCTGCGGCGCGATCCGCCGGGGTCGACGACGCCGGTCGACGAGAGCCGGCTGCTCGCTGCCGCAGCGGCGGCCGGCGTGCCCGTGCCCGCGGTGCGCTTCGTGCTCGATCCCGACGACCACCTCGGTCGGGGCTTCGTCATGGACGCCGTGGAGGGCGAGGCCCTCGGTCGGCGCATCGTCCGCGACGACGCCTACGCCGGGGCGCGGCAGGTGCTCCCTGCGCAGTGCGGCGAGGCCCTCGCCCGCGTCCACAGCATCGGCCTCGCCGACAGCGGCCTGGCCGCGCGCGTAGGCGACGACCACCCGGCACTCCGCCAGCTCGACGACCTCCACCGCGTGGTCGACGACCTCGGTGCGGTGCGCCCCGTGCTCGAGGTGGCGTTCCGCTGGCTGCGCACGGACCCGCCGCCGTGCGACCGCCAGGTGGTCGTGCACGGCGACTTCCGGGTCGGCAACCTCATCGTCGGGCCGGAGGGCCTGCGGGCCGTTCTCGACTGGGAGCTGGCCCACGTCGGCGACCCGGCCGAGGACGTCGGCTGGATGTGCGTGCGCTCCTGGCGCTTCGGCGGTGCGGGGCGCGCCGGGGGTGTCGGTGGGCTCGACGACCTCCTCGCCGGCTACCGGGCGGCCGGCGGCCAGATCGACGTCGACGCCGTCCACTACTGGGAGGTGTTCGGCAACCTGCGATGGGCGGTGATCTGCCTCATGCAGGTCGGCGTCCACCTGTCCGGGGTGCGCCGCTCGGTGGAGCAGGCGGCGATCGGCCGCCGCGTCGCCGAGGTGGAGCACGACCTCATGGAGCTCCTCGCATGA
- a CDS encoding enoyl-CoA hydratase/isomerase family protein, with protein sequence MTDEVLVDTSDHIATITLNRPDRLNAISGPMLRELSRILVECDARRDVRAIVLTGAGRGFCAGLDLQAVSAGGLGGGSDDAGSGGGAPPTRLDDSPPFVLRRLDTPVLCGLNGPAAGYGMDMALGCDLIVASEHASMSPPIQRGVVPESGGTWLLPRLIGWQRACEVAMLGDKLRADDLARLGLVNAVVPADDFDDTVREWARRLARQAPLAMQATKRSMRLGLDASFDANAHHVMAEFRVLSRTKDFAEGVAAFVEKRDPRYEGR encoded by the coding sequence ATGACCGACGAGGTGCTGGTCGACACGTCCGACCACATCGCCACCATCACGCTCAACCGACCTGACCGGCTCAACGCCATCAGCGGCCCGATGCTGCGGGAGCTGTCCCGCATCCTCGTCGAGTGCGACGCGCGCCGCGACGTGCGCGCCATCGTGCTGACCGGTGCAGGCCGTGGCTTCTGCGCCGGTCTCGACCTGCAGGCCGTGTCGGCCGGCGGCCTCGGCGGTGGCTCCGATGACGCCGGCTCGGGCGGTGGCGCCCCACCGACGCGGCTCGACGACTCGCCGCCGTTCGTCCTGCGCCGCCTCGACACGCCGGTGCTCTGCGGCTTGAACGGTCCCGCGGCCGGCTACGGCATGGACATGGCGCTCGGCTGCGACCTGATCGTCGCGTCCGAGCACGCCTCGATGTCGCCACCCATCCAGCGGGGCGTGGTGCCCGAGAGCGGAGGCACGTGGCTGCTGCCCCGGCTCATCGGCTGGCAGCGGGCGTGCGAGGTGGCGATGCTCGGCGACAAGCTCCGCGCCGACGATCTGGCACGGCTCGGACTCGTCAACGCCGTCGTGCCCGCCGACGACTTCGACGACACCGTCCGCGAGTGGGCGAGGCGGCTGGCCCGTCAGGCGCCGCTGGCCATGCAGGCCACCAAGCGGAGCATGCGGCTGGGCCTCGACGCCTCCTTCGACGCCAACGCCCACCACGTGATGGCCGAGTTCCGGGTGCTCAGCCGCACCAAGGACTTCGCCGAGGGTGTGGCGGCGTTCGTGGAGAAGCGCGACCCCCGCTACGAAGGCCGGTAG
- a CDS encoding HNH endonuclease, whose translation MVLLDVGEADVGPVDPGVALSALARAIDLLGSVDLDVLDARSEMGLVRDVEVLRRRIDAVTDHLAGHLDRSQAYAVDGLASAAVAVRHLGRLPHGEARARVQCARVLRDVPALAAAHRAGEVPTGHVRAVERVARNPRVVDLLPLIEDVLVEMARREGHEGFCRWLREWERLADVDGTEHDAETSHERRHASVVENLDGGFTLTGGFGNLQGAAIAETFEWFARAELLADWADARTRLGDAATDADLARTPAQRRADALAAIFARAASTVGRAVPLVNIVVDLDTFETALTGTDSAFDPSGPRVCRTVSGVPLAPSDVVAAALAGQVRRVIIDADSNVIDLGRRQRFFTGSARDAAELTNSLQHPDGLRCIWNGCHRRHGLQIDHTIDASRGGPTDQANAAVLCDTHNRLKNHGWHPTRAPDGTWTIHRPDRTPTTPPA comes from the coding sequence GTGGTGCTGCTCGATGTCGGGGAAGCAGATGTGGGTCCGGTGGATCCGGGTGTGGCGCTGTCGGCGTTGGCCCGGGCGATCGATCTGCTCGGTTCGGTCGATCTCGATGTGCTGGACGCCAGGTCGGAGATGGGGTTGGTGCGCGACGTGGAAGTCCTCCGTCGCCGCATCGACGCCGTGACCGACCATCTGGCGGGGCATCTGGACCGCTCGCAGGCGTACGCAGTGGACGGGTTGGCCTCGGCGGCGGTGGCGGTCCGGCACCTGGGCCGGTTGCCGCACGGCGAGGCGCGGGCGCGGGTGCAGTGCGCGCGGGTGCTGCGAGACGTGCCGGCGCTGGCTGCGGCGCATCGGGCGGGTGAGGTCCCGACCGGTCACGTGCGGGCGGTCGAGCGGGTGGCGCGCAACCCTCGAGTCGTGGACCTGCTGCCGCTCATCGAGGACGTGCTCGTCGAGATGGCGCGCCGCGAAGGTCATGAGGGGTTCTGTCGTTGGTTGCGGGAGTGGGAACGCCTCGCCGATGTCGACGGCACCGAACACGACGCCGAGACGTCCCACGAACGGCGCCACGCCTCGGTCGTCGAGAACCTCGACGGCGGGTTCACCCTCACCGGCGGGTTCGGCAACCTGCAGGGCGCCGCCATCGCGGAGACCTTCGAGTGGTTCGCCCGCGCCGAGCTCCTCGCCGACTGGGCCGACGCCCGCACGCGGCTCGGCGACGCCGCGACCGATGCCGACCTGGCCCGCACTCCCGCGCAACGCCGCGCCGATGCGCTCGCCGCGATCTTCGCCCGGGCGGCCTCCACCGTCGGCCGGGCGGTGCCGCTGGTCAACATCGTCGTCGATCTGGACACCTTCGAGACCGCCCTCACCGGCACCGACAGCGCATTCGACCCGAGTGGGCCTCGTGTGTGCCGCACCGTGTCGGGGGTGCCCCTCGCCCCGTCCGACGTGGTCGCCGCGGCACTGGCCGGCCAGGTCCGCCGGGTGATCATCGACGCCGACTCCAACGTGATCGACCTCGGACGCCGCCAGCGGTTCTTCACCGGATCGGCCCGCGACGCGGCCGAGCTCACCAACTCACTGCAGCACCCCGACGGGCTGCGGTGCATCTGGAACGGCTGCCACCGCCGACACGGCCTGCAGATCGACCACACCATCGACGCGAGCCGCGGCGGACCCACAGACCAAGCCAACGCCGCGGTGCTCTGCGACACCCACAACCGCCTCAAGAACCACGGCTGGCACCCCACCCGCGCACCCGACGGCACCTGGACCATCCACCGCCCCGACCGCACACCCACCACACCACCCGCATGA
- a CDS encoding DUF6285 domain-containing protein, translating to MTQPRPTAVELLDAVRSFLEEDVMASVEGRVQFHARVAVNVLSTVIRELEQGDIAEAAERAGLVDLLGHDGPLDELVEELAGAIRDGSIDVADPALLAHLRATARADVEIANPRHAAD from the coding sequence ATGACCCAGCCGCGTCCGACCGCCGTCGAGCTGCTCGACGCCGTCCGCTCCTTCCTGGAGGAGGACGTCATGGCCTCCGTGGAGGGGCGGGTGCAGTTCCACGCCCGGGTGGCGGTGAACGTGCTCTCGACCGTCATCCGCGAGCTCGAGCAGGGCGACATCGCCGAGGCCGCCGAGCGTGCGGGTCTCGTCGACCTGCTCGGCCACGACGGGCCGCTCGACGAGCTGGTGGAGGAGCTGGCCGGCGCGATCCGCGACGGCTCGATCGACGTCGCCGACCCGGCGCTGCTCGCCCACCTGCGCGCCACGGCCCGAGCCGACGTCGAGATCGCCAACCCGCGGCACGCCGCCGACTGA